One window of Diabrotica undecimpunctata isolate CICGRU chromosome 8, icDiaUnde3, whole genome shotgun sequence genomic DNA carries:
- the LOC140447561 gene encoding protein disulfide-isomerase tmx3a-like, with the protein MFFNTFNLVLIGLCATCCSSLLIELGDNFSELRNDGGDWLIKFYAPWCGHCQRLEPVWTEVSEALRGISNIRVGRIDCSHYPAIATEFGIRGYPTIKFISSNSDVTFSGDRNKDDIVQFALRMVGPPVHIISSSNDLSKIKSSGEAFFMYNGALKGELWNTFYCASKRFRAHSLFFAFDETCGEFITSNENKENCGDAANTPSIYMYKDNKAHFFQVDNLSNRLNDSLSQWVNKERFGTFQKVTHGNINDLIQLNRFIVLVVVNEKKLRENPDMLNYRNMVEKFAISKKEKYNKNFVFGWTGNPELANSIALKVVPLPYLIVLNSTTHEYNIPESDCSKMTEADIETFLDDVNMLSLPTYGGNSFFVRLYRGFFETKTIIKDMWQSNPIMTSLIFIIPLMFLSFIFYTLCFADVIGAEEEEEEEYDNEDEEDDLHMKKE; encoded by the exons GATTATGTGCAACATGCTGTTCCTCCCTTCTTATTGAATTAGGTGACAACTTTTCTGAATTAAGGAACGATGGTGGAGATTGGTTGATCAAATTTTATGCTCCTTGGTGTGGACATTGCCAAAGGTTGGAGCCTGTATGGACTGAAGTGAGTGAAGCACTTAGGGGGATCTCAAATATTCGAGTTGGTCGAATAGATTGCAGTCATTATCCAGCCATTGCTACTGAATTTGGTATCCGGGGATATCCAACTATCAAGTT TATTTCTTCAAATAGTGATGTAACGTTTAGTGGAGATAGAAACAAAGATGATATTGTCCAGTTTGCACTTAGAATGGTGGGACCACCGGTTCATATTATAAGTTCGTCGAATGATCTGTCCAAGATTAAGAGTTCTGGTGAAGCATTTTTTATGTATAATGGAGCCCTGAAAGGAGAATTGTGGAATACATTTTATTGTGCATCTAAACGATTTAGAGCCCATTCGCTATTTTTTGCCTTTGATGAAACTTGTGGAGAATTTATTACCTCtaatgaaaataaagaaaattgtgGAGATGCCGCTAATACACCTTCAATTTATATGTATAAAGACAATAAAGCTCATTTCTTTCAAG TTGACAACCTGAGCAACAGATTAAACGATTCATTAAGTCAGTGGGTTAACAAAGAACGATTTGGAACTTTTCAAAAAGTAACTCATGGAAATATCAATGATCTTATACAATTAAATCGGTTCATAGTATTAGTTGTCGTTAATGAGAAAAAATTACGGGAAAATCCTGATATGCTCAACTACAGAAATATGGTAGAGAAATTTGCAatatccaaaaaagaaaaatataacaaaaattttgtatttggGTGGACAGGAAATCCTGAATTGGCGAACAGTATAGCACTTAAGGTTGTACCGTTACCTTATTTGATTGTTTTAAATTCAACTACTCATGAATACAACATACCTGAAAGTGATTGTTCAAAGATGACTGAGGCAGATATTGAAACATTCTTAGATGACGTTAACATGCTATCCTTACCG ACGTATGGAGGAAACAGTTTCTTCGTACGTTTGTACCGAGGATTTTTTGAAACCAAAACTATCATTAAAGATATGTGGCAAAGCAACCCAATAATGACCTCGCTAATCTTTATTATTCCTCTCATGTTTTTGAGTTTCATTTTCTATACTTTATGCTTTGCTGATGTCATAGgggccgaagaagaagaagaggaggaATATGATAATGAAGATGAAGAAGACG